The following proteins come from a genomic window of Flavobacterium eburneipallidum:
- a CDS encoding IPExxxVDY family protein: protein MAIHKLDFGEFDEIDYQLIAIHTSLEDYRLAYFINQKLFINLSKNENEILINIKEGETKFTRFYSFDVEKGISWNLIQNKNEVIQQKNNNSQNLFSNVTMEVATKVYLLSEFKKVDYFLKIENLDETKNLEAILTQLNTIDNLSTAYQIDINKIKAKNNLIF from the coding sequence ATGGCTATTCATAAACTGGATTTTGGCGAATTTGACGAAATTGATTATCAACTTATCGCTATTCACACGTCGTTAGAAGACTACAGATTAGCTTATTTCATCAATCAGAAATTATTCATCAATTTGAGTAAAAATGAAAATGAAATTTTGATTAATATAAAAGAAGGAGAAACAAAATTCACAAGATTTTATTCTTTCGACGTCGAAAAAGGAATCTCTTGGAATTTAATTCAAAACAAAAACGAAGTCATTCAACAAAAGAATAACAATAGCCAAAATCTATTTTCGAATGTAACCATGGAGGTGGCTACAAAAGTTTATTTACTTTCAGAATTTAAGAAAGTAGATTATTTTTTAAAAATAGAAAATTTAGACGAAACCAAGAATTTAGAAGCAATACTAACGCAATTAAATACAATTGATAACTTATCAACAGCTTATCAAATTGACATTAATAAAATAAAAGCAAAAAACAATTTAATTTTTTAA
- the rnc gene encoding ribonuclease III has product MRIIKKIFSKSRSLEDGIFFDAMHEILGFEPKTLEYYKKAFTHRSSNKQDQQGNPVNYERLEFLGDAMLSAVIAAHLFDKAPAGDEGYLTKMRSKIVSREHLNELGKDLNLVRFIESKVPVQHFGDNIHGNIFESLVGAIYLDKGYEFCEKFIQKRVVIPYVDIARLEGKVISYKSLLIEWCQKEKRQFHYDIFDDNGIDGQRLFGVKLSIDDKVIAKARATSKKKAEEKASQRAYFAFQNKIDNK; this is encoded by the coding sequence ATGCGTATAATTAAAAAAATATTTTCAAAATCCCGTTCTCTTGAAGACGGGATTTTTTTTGATGCTATGCACGAAATCTTGGGTTTCGAACCAAAAACGCTAGAATATTACAAAAAAGCATTCACCCATCGTTCTTCAAACAAGCAAGACCAACAAGGCAATCCTGTCAATTACGAACGACTTGAGTTTTTGGGCGATGCTATGTTAAGCGCTGTAATTGCTGCTCATTTATTTGACAAAGCTCCAGCAGGTGACGAAGGTTATCTTACCAAAATGAGATCCAAAATTGTTAGTAGAGAACACCTGAATGAACTTGGCAAGGATTTGAATTTGGTTCGATTTATAGAAAGCAAAGTGCCTGTACAGCATTTTGGCGACAACATTCATGGCAATATTTTCGAATCTTTAGTTGGCGCTATTTATTTAGACAAAGGATATGAATTTTGCGAAAAATTCATTCAAAAGAGAGTAGTAATTCCTTATGTAGATATTGCTCGACTGGAAGGAAAAGTCATTAGCTACAAAAGTTTACTAATAGAATGGTGTCAAAAAGAAAAAAGACAATTTCACTACGACATTTTTGACGATAACGGAATAGACGGTCAACGCTTATTTGGTGTAAAATTAAGTATCGACGACAAAGTGATTGCTAAAGCAAGAGCTACCTCAAAAAAGAAAGCCGAAGAAAAAGCATCTCAACGAGCTTATTTTGCATTTCAAAATAAAATAGACAACAAATAA
- the fabF gene encoding beta-ketoacyl-ACP synthase II, protein MELRRVVVTGLGALTPIGNNIQEYWNSLINGVSGAAPITYFDASKFKTQFACELKNFNIEDFVERKEARKMDRYAQYAMVSSEEAMKDANFDLDTIDKDRAGVIWGSGIGGLETFQIEVLNFAAGDGTPKFNPFFIPKMIGDIACGHISIKYGFRGPNFGTVSACASSTNAIIDAFNYIRLGHADIMVTGGSEAAVTIAGMGGFNAMHALSTRNDDPKTASRPMDKERDGFVLGEGAGALILEEYEHAVARGAKIYCEIGGGGMSADAHHITAPHPEGLGAKNVMLNCLRDAGLKPTDVDGVNMHGTSTPLGDLAESKAIEHVFGEHAYTMNLNSTKSMTGHLLGAAGAVETISAILSIQHGIIPPTINHFTDDESINPKLNFTFNVAQKREVNVLMSNTFGFGGHNACVLVKKLGY, encoded by the coding sequence ATGGAATTAAGACGAGTTGTTGTAACAGGCTTGGGTGCTCTTACTCCTATTGGAAATAACATTCAAGAATACTGGAATAGTCTTATTAACGGCGTTAGCGGGGCTGCTCCGATAACTTATTTTGATGCTTCAAAATTTAAAACACAGTTTGCTTGCGAACTGAAAAATTTTAATATTGAAGATTTCGTCGAAAGAAAAGAAGCTCGAAAAATGGATCGTTATGCTCAATACGCCATGGTTTCTTCAGAAGAAGCAATGAAAGACGCTAATTTTGATTTAGATACAATTGACAAAGATCGTGCTGGAGTAATCTGGGGTTCAGGAATTGGAGGATTAGAAACTTTTCAAATAGAGGTTCTTAATTTTGCAGCAGGTGACGGAACACCAAAATTCAATCCTTTCTTTATTCCAAAAATGATTGGAGACATAGCCTGTGGACATATTTCTATAAAATATGGATTTAGAGGCCCTAATTTTGGTACTGTCTCGGCTTGCGCATCATCTACAAATGCTATTATTGATGCTTTCAATTACATTAGATTAGGTCATGCTGACATTATGGTGACTGGAGGTTCAGAGGCAGCTGTAACCATTGCAGGAATGGGCGGATTTAATGCAATGCACGCCCTTTCTACCAGAAATGACGATCCTAAAACCGCATCCAGACCTATGGACAAAGAACGCGATGGTTTTGTTTTAGGTGAAGGTGCAGGAGCTTTAATCCTAGAAGAATATGAACATGCAGTAGCTCGTGGAGCCAAAATCTATTGCGAAATTGGTGGTGGCGGAATGTCAGCAGATGCGCATCATATTACAGCACCCCATCCAGAAGGATTGGGAGCAAAAAATGTAATGTTGAACTGCTTGCGTGATGCTGGACTAAAACCAACAGATGTTGATGGTGTAAACATGCACGGAACTTCAACACCTCTTGGAGATTTAGCCGAATCGAAAGCTATTGAACATGTTTTTGGAGAACACGCCTACACAATGAATTTGAATTCAACAAAATCAATGACAGGACACTTGCTTGGAGCAGCTGGAGCAGTAGAAACTATCTCGGCGATTCTTTCTATACAACATGGAATTATTCCTCCAACAATCAATCATTTTACTGATGATGAAAGCATTAATCCTAAACTAAACTTTACCTTTAATGTAGCTCAAAAAAGAGAAGTAAATGTTTTGATGAGTAACACTTTTGGTTTTGGTGGACATAATGCTTGCGTGTTAGTTAAAAAATTAGGTTACTAA
- a CDS encoding acyl carrier protein yields the protein MSDIASRVKAIIVDKLGVDENEVVTEASFTNDLGADSLDTVELIMEFEKEFDIQIPDDQAENIATVGQAISYIEEAKK from the coding sequence ATGTCAGACATTGCATCAAGAGTAAAAGCGATTATCGTAGACAAATTAGGTGTTGACGAAAACGAAGTTGTAACAGAAGCTAGCTTCACTAATGATTTAGGAGCTGACTCATTAGACACTGTAGAGCTTATTATGGAATTCGAAAAAGAATTTGATATTCAAATTCCAGACGATCAAGCCGAAAATATCGCTACTGTAGGTCAAGCAATTTCTTATATCGAAGAAGCTAAGAAATAA
- the purN gene encoding phosphoribosylglycinamide formyltransferase: MKKIVIFASGSGTNAENIIRHFKNTSIGNVVAVFTNNPKAYVIERAKNFQIPAEIFSKDELNTSKILQKLNAIQPDLIVLAGFLLKFPENIIEQFPDKIINVHPALLPKYGGKGMYGMNVHKAIVENKEKETGITIHYVNENYDEGNIIFQKKVTVLITDTPEVVAEKIHELEQKYFPAIVEDVLNLK, translated from the coding sequence ATGAAAAAAATTGTAATTTTTGCTTCTGGATCGGGTACTAATGCCGAAAATATTATAAGACATTTTAAAAACACGAGCATAGGAAATGTGGTTGCTGTATTTACTAATAACCCAAAGGCTTATGTGATTGAAAGAGCTAAAAACTTTCAAATCCCTGCAGAAATTTTCTCTAAAGATGAATTAAATACTAGTAAAATACTACAAAAATTAAATGCTATTCAGCCTGATTTAATCGTTTTGGCTGGATTTTTATTGAAATTTCCCGAAAATATTATTGAACAGTTTCCCGATAAAATAATAAATGTGCATCCTGCTTTGTTACCGAAGTATGGCGGAAAGGGAATGTACGGTATGAATGTACACAAAGCCATTGTCGAAAATAAAGAAAAGGAAACTGGAATTACCATTCATTACGTCAATGAAAATTACGACGAGGGAAATATTATTTTTCAAAAGAAAGTAACCGTTTTAATTACTGACACTCCAGAAGTGGTGGCCGAAAAAATACACGAGTTGGAGCAAAAATATTTTCCAGCGATCGTTGAAGACGTTTTAAATCTTAAATAA
- the rnhA gene encoding ribonuclease HI translates to MEHEVHIYTDGAAKGNPGRGGYGVVMELVGTPHKKEFYEGFRHTTNNRMELLAVIVGLEKLKNPNMKVLVISDSKYVVDSVLKKWVFGWEKKGFADKKNPDLWKRFLIVYRKHKVDFKWIKGHNNHPQNERCDELAVFASSQKELSVDAFYEKEEAKLL, encoded by the coding sequence TTGGAACACGAAGTACATATATATACTGACGGCGCAGCCAAGGGAAATCCTGGTCGCGGTGGTTATGGCGTTGTGATGGAATTAGTAGGTACGCCACATAAAAAAGAATTCTACGAAGGTTTTCGCCATACTACTAATAATAGAATGGAATTGTTAGCAGTAATTGTGGGTCTCGAAAAACTAAAAAATCCAAATATGAAGGTTTTAGTTATTTCAGATTCTAAATATGTGGTGGATTCTGTTTTGAAAAAATGGGTTTTTGGCTGGGAGAAAAAAGGTTTTGCCGACAAAAAAAATCCTGATTTATGGAAACGCTTTCTAATCGTTTACCGAAAACACAAAGTAGATTTCAAATGGATAAAAGGACACAACAATCACCCTCAAAATGAACGTTGCGATGAATTGGCGGTTTTTGCTTCTAGTCAAAAGGAGCTTTCTGTAGATGCTTTTTATGAAAAAGAAGAAGCTAAACTTTTGTGA
- a CDS encoding PfkB family carbohydrate kinase, with protein sequence MNKLLIVGTVAFDAIETPFGKTDKILGGAGTYIGLSAAHFKLQSAIVSVVGDDFPQEYLDLLTDRNIDISGLEVVKGGKTFFWSGLYHNDLNSRDTLATELNVLADFQPKVPQNFKNADVVMLGNLHPLVQSSVLDQMETKPKLVVLDTMNFWMDCALSELLDVIKRVDVITINDEEARQLSGEYSLVKAAAKIHAMGPKYIVIKKGEHGALLFHDKEIFFAPALPLEEVFDPTGAGDTFAGGFAGYITQSGDISFENMKNAIIYGSNLASFCVEKFGTERMVSLEKDEVVSRLKQFKSLTQFDIEL encoded by the coding sequence ATGAATAAATTATTGATTGTTGGAACCGTTGCTTTCGACGCTATCGAAACCCCTTTTGGTAAAACAGATAAAATTTTGGGTGGAGCAGGAACTTATATAGGACTTTCTGCAGCTCATTTTAAATTACAATCTGCAATCGTTTCTGTTGTTGGTGATGATTTTCCACAAGAATATTTAGATTTATTAACGGATAGAAATATTGATATTTCAGGTCTTGAAGTGGTCAAAGGTGGAAAAACATTCTTTTGGAGTGGTTTGTACCACAACGATTTGAATTCCAGAGATACATTGGCAACCGAATTGAATGTATTGGCGGATTTTCAGCCAAAAGTGCCTCAAAATTTCAAAAATGCTGATGTTGTAATGCTTGGAAACTTGCATCCATTAGTACAAAGTAGCGTTTTAGATCAAATGGAAACCAAACCTAAATTAGTAGTTTTGGATACCATGAATTTTTGGATGGATTGTGCTTTGTCAGAATTATTAGATGTAATCAAACGTGTGGATGTTATTACAATTAATGATGAAGAAGCTAGACAATTGTCAGGAGAATATTCATTAGTAAAAGCTGCTGCAAAAATCCATGCTATGGGACCAAAATACATAGTGATTAAAAAAGGAGAACACGGGGCTTTATTGTTTCATGATAAAGAAATTTTCTTTGCACCAGCCTTGCCATTAGAAGAAGTTTTTGATCCAACAGGAGCAGGAGATACTTTTGCAGGCGGATTTGCGGGGTACATCACACAAAGTGGTGACATTTCCTTTGAGAATATGAAAAATGCCATTATTTATGGATCTAATTTAGCTTCATTCTGTGTAGAAAAATTTGGAACTGAAAGAATGGTCTCACTTGAAAAAGACGAAGTGGTGTCGAGATTGAAGCAATTCAAGTCATTGACCCAATTTGATATAGAATTATAA
- a CDS encoding amidophosphoribosyltransferase, translating to MSDAIKHECGIALLRLKKPLEFYKEKYGTAFYGIQKMYLLMEKQHNRGQDGAGFASIKLDVEPGERYISRVRSNQAQPIQDVFAQINDRINEEMAAHPEYADNVALQKKELPYLGELFLGHVRYGTFGKNSIESVHPFLRQNNWMHRNLILAGNFNMTNVKELFQNLIDLGQHPKEMADTVTVMEKIGHFLDNAVTDLYQECKNEGLNKREASPVIAERLDVGKILRRASKNLDGGYAMAGLLGHGDAFVFRDPAGIRPAYFYEDDEIVVVASERPVIQTVFNVDFDKVQELQPGNALIIKKNGLVTEQQILEPTVKKACSFERIYFSRGSDAEIYQERKNLGKLILPAVLDAIESDTDNTVFSYIPNTAETSFYGMVEAAQDFLNQRKNNYILENRNTLTKETLQELLAVKIRTEKVAIKDAKLRTFITEDSSRDDLVAHVYDVTYGVIKPTDNLVIIDDSIVRGTTLKKSIIKMMDRLKPKRIVIVSSAPQIRFPDCYGIDMAKLEGLIAFQAALELLKERNLYHIVDEVYAKCKKQEDFQDTEVVNFVTEIYAPFQPQEVSDKISELLSSPEINAEVKIIFQTVEDLHIACPKNLGDWYFTGDYPTPGGNRVVNRAFMNFYEGKDARAY from the coding sequence ATGAGCGACGCAATTAAACACGAATGTGGTATTGCCCTTTTAAGATTGAAAAAACCGTTAGAATTCTACAAAGAAAAATACGGAACAGCTTTTTACGGAATACAAAAAATGTATCTCTTGATGGAAAAGCAACACAATCGTGGGCAGGATGGAGCAGGTTTTGCCAGTATCAAATTGGATGTTGAACCAGGTGAGAGATACATCAGCCGTGTGAGATCTAATCAAGCACAGCCTATTCAAGATGTATTTGCTCAAATCAATGATAGAATCAATGAAGAAATGGCGGCTCATCCTGAATATGCGGATAATGTAGCTTTGCAGAAAAAAGAGCTTCCTTATTTGGGGGAGTTGTTTTTAGGTCATGTCCGTTATGGAACCTTTGGGAAAAACAGTATCGAAAGTGTTCATCCATTTTTACGTCAGAACAACTGGATGCACCGAAACTTGATTTTGGCCGGAAATTTTAATATGACCAATGTAAAAGAACTTTTTCAAAATCTTATTGATTTAGGACAGCATCCAAAAGAAATGGCGGATACTGTAACGGTTATGGAAAAAATCGGACACTTCCTAGACAATGCAGTTACTGATTTATATCAGGAATGTAAAAATGAAGGTTTAAATAAAAGAGAAGCATCACCTGTAATTGCCGAAAGATTGGATGTGGGTAAGATATTAAGAAGAGCTTCTAAAAATCTCGACGGAGGTTATGCTATGGCAGGGCTTCTAGGTCACGGAGACGCTTTTGTTTTTAGAGATCCAGCAGGAATTCGTCCGGCTTATTTTTATGAAGATGATGAAATTGTTGTAGTAGCATCAGAACGCCCAGTTATCCAAACGGTTTTCAATGTTGATTTTGATAAAGTGCAGGAATTACAGCCTGGTAATGCTTTGATCATAAAGAAAAACGGACTGGTAACCGAACAGCAAATTCTAGAACCAACTGTTAAAAAAGCCTGTTCTTTCGAAAGAATATATTTCTCTCGTGGAAGTGATGCAGAGATATATCAAGAAAGAAAAAATCTTGGTAAATTAATTCTTCCAGCGGTTTTGGATGCTATTGAAAGTGATACTGATAATACTGTTTTTTCTTATATTCCAAATACAGCCGAAACATCATTCTACGGAATGGTCGAAGCAGCACAGGATTTCCTGAATCAAAGAAAAAACAATTATATCCTAGAAAACAGAAATACATTAACCAAAGAAACGCTTCAAGAGCTTTTGGCAGTTAAGATTAGAACCGAAAAAGTAGCCATCAAAGATGCGAAATTAAGGACTTTCATCACCGAAGACAGTAGTCGTGATGATTTGGTTGCACACGTGTATGATGTAACTTATGGTGTGATAAAACCAACGGATAATTTGGTAATCATTGACGATAGTATTGTTCGTGGAACGACGCTTAAAAAGAGTATCATTAAAATGATGGATCGCTTGAAACCAAAGCGTATTGTTATTGTTTCATCGGCTCCACAAATTCGTTTTCCTGATTGTTATGGAATCGATATGGCAAAACTAGAAGGTTTAATTGCTTTTCAGGCGGCATTAGAATTGCTAAAAGAAAGAAACCTGTATCATATCGTTGACGAGGTTTACGCCAAGTGTAAAAAACAAGAGGATTTCCAAGATACCGAAGTAGTGAATTTTGTAACCGAAATTTACGCACCATTCCAACCGCAGGAAGTTTCAGATAAAATATCAGAATTGTTAAGTTCGCCAGAAATCAATGCCGAAGTGAAAATTATTTTCCAAACGGTTGAAGATTTACACATTGCTTGTCCTAAAAACCTAGGCGATTGGTACTTTACAGGAGATTATCCAACTCCTGGAGGTAATCGTGTGGTAAACAGAGCGTTTATGAATTTTTATGAAGGAAAAGATGCTAGAGCCTATTAA
- a CDS encoding superoxide dismutase has translation MAFELPQLPYAYDALEPHIDARTMEIHHSKHHNAYTTNLNAAIAGTELEGKTIEEILSNLDLKNGAVRNNGGGFFNHNLFWTVMSPNGGGLPTGEVAAAIDSAFGSFDAFKAAFAKAGATQFGSGWAWLCVKDGKLEVCGTPNQDNTLMPGVGCGGTPILGMDVWEHAYYLNYQNRRPDYIEAFFNVINWDEVAKRYAAAK, from the coding sequence ATGGCTTTTGAATTACCACAATTACCTTATGCTTACGATGCATTAGAACCACATATTGATGCTAGAACAATGGAAATCCACCATTCTAAACATCATAATGCTTATACTACTAACTTGAATGCTGCTATTGCAGGAACAGAATTAGAAGGTAAAACTATCGAAGAAATATTATCCAATTTGGATTTGAAAAATGGTGCTGTTCGTAACAACGGTGGTGGTTTTTTTAATCACAATTTATTTTGGACTGTAATGTCTCCAAACGGTGGCGGATTACCAACAGGAGAAGTAGCTGCTGCTATTGACAGTGCTTTTGGTTCTTTTGATGCTTTTAAAGCGGCTTTTGCAAAAGCTGGAGCAACTCAATTTGGTTCTGGATGGGCTTGGTTGTGTGTGAAAGACGGAAAATTAGAAGTTTGTGGAACTCCAAACCAAGATAATACTTTGATGCCAGGTGTAGGTTGTGGTGGAACTCCAATCTTGGGAATGGATGTTTGGGAGCACGCTTACTACTTGAACTACCAAAACAGAAGACCAGATTATATTGAAGCTTTCTTTAATGTAATTAACTGGGATGAAGTAGCAAAAAGATATGCTGCGGCAAAATAG
- a CDS encoding helix-turn-helix domain-containing protein → MEESIQIQVGKRIQKIRNEKNISQQDLAAKCNFEKSNMSRLEAGRANATLSTLEIVSKALEIEVIELFKF, encoded by the coding sequence TTGGAAGAATCAATACAAATACAGGTTGGCAAACGCATTCAGAAAATCCGAAATGAGAAAAATATCTCTCAACAGGATTTGGCTGCCAAATGTAATTTTGAGAAAAGTAATATGTCTAGGTTAGAAGCTGGTAGAGCAAATGCAACACTTTCTACTTTGGAGATAGTATCAAAAGCTTTGGAAATAGAAGTAATTGAATTATTTAAGTTTTAA